A single genomic interval of Cellulosilyticum sp. I15G10I2 harbors:
- the ahpF gene encoding alkyl hydroperoxide reductase subunit F, whose translation MILDADIKAQLNQYLELLEGDVRLKVSTGSDSVSQEMMALASELASMSSKITFEETKLPRTPSFSVNRPAEDMGVTFAGIPLGHEFTSLVLALLQVSGRAPKVEAQLIEQIKSIKGTYHFESYISLSCHNCPDVVQALNLMSILNPNITHTMIDGGAFKEEVEQKNIMAVPAVYLNGEFLISGRTTLQEILTKLGNGPNASDFADKDPYDVLVVGGGPAGASAAIYAARKGIRTGIVAERFGGQVIDTLGIENFISMNYTEGPKLAASLENHIRSYPIDLMNLQRVKNLVKKEFVEVELENGALLKSKTVILSTGARWRNVGVPGEKEFKNKGIAYCPHCDGPLFKGKHVAVIGGGNSGIEAAIDLAGIVKHVTVLEFLPELKADAILQDRLYSLPNVTVLKNVQTQAITGTDKVDGITYIERDSGETQHIKLQGVFIQIGLIPNTDWLEGMVNRNAFGEIIVDSHGATNIPGVFAAGDCTTSPYKQIVIAMGSGATAALGAFDYLIRN comes from the coding sequence ATGATCCTAGACGCAGATATAAAAGCCCAATTAAATCAATACCTGGAGCTCCTTGAAGGTGATGTGCGGCTTAAGGTAAGTACAGGCTCAGACAGTGTCTCTCAAGAGATGATGGCACTGGCATCTGAGCTGGCTTCCATGTCCTCTAAAATCACCTTTGAAGAAACTAAGCTCCCCAGAACCCCAAGCTTTAGTGTCAATCGTCCAGCTGAAGATATGGGTGTCACTTTTGCCGGCATACCTCTAGGTCATGAGTTTACTTCATTGGTACTCGCTCTTTTGCAGGTCAGCGGAAGAGCTCCCAAAGTTGAAGCGCAGCTTATTGAACAAATTAAAAGTATTAAGGGTACCTACCATTTTGAATCCTATATCAGCTTAAGCTGCCACAATTGTCCCGATGTTGTGCAGGCTCTGAACTTAATGAGTATTCTTAACCCTAACATTACCCATACGATGATTGATGGCGGTGCTTTTAAAGAAGAGGTTGAACAAAAAAATATTATGGCAGTACCCGCGGTGTACTTAAACGGAGAATTTTTGATAAGCGGCCGTACAACCCTTCAAGAAATCCTCACTAAACTAGGAAATGGACCGAATGCTTCAGACTTTGCTGATAAAGATCCCTATGATGTACTTGTTGTAGGCGGCGGACCTGCTGGTGCCAGTGCAGCAATCTATGCTGCACGCAAAGGTATCCGTACAGGCATTGTGGCTGAACGCTTTGGTGGTCAGGTGATAGATACCTTGGGTATCGAAAATTTTATCAGTATGAACTATACGGAGGGTCCAAAACTTGCGGCAAGTCTCGAAAATCACATTAGGTCTTACCCCATTGATTTGATGAACCTGCAGCGTGTCAAAAATCTCGTAAAAAAAGAGTTTGTTGAAGTTGAACTAGAAAACGGTGCCCTCTTAAAAAGTAAAACCGTTATCCTCTCAACAGGTGCCCGCTGGCGTAATGTGGGCGTACCAGGAGAAAAAGAATTTAAAAACAAAGGGATTGCATACTGCCCCCATTGTGATGGTCCCTTATTTAAAGGCAAACATGTCGCTGTCATTGGCGGTGGCAATTCTGGGATTGAAGCGGCTATTGATCTGGCAGGTATTGTTAAACACGTCACTGTTCTTGAATTTCTCCCTGAACTTAAAGCAGATGCCATACTCCAAGACCGCCTTTACAGTCTGCCTAATGTAACTGTCCTAAAGAACGTCCAAACTCAGGCGATTACAGGAACTGATAAGGTAGACGGTATTACCTATATTGAACGTGACTCTGGAGAGACTCAGCATATCAAACTTCAGGGTGTATTTATCCAAATTGGCCTTATCCCCAATACCGACTGGTTAGAGGGTATGGTTAATCGCAATGCTTTCGGCGAAATTATCGTTGATAGCCATGGAGCTACAAATATCCCAGGGGTATTCGCCGCTGGTGACTGTACAACCAGCCCTTATAAGCAGATCGTTATTGCTATGGGATCAGGCGCTACTGCAGCCTTAGGTGCCTTTGATTACTTAATCCGTAATTAA
- a CDS encoding B12-binding domain-containing radical SAM protein, which translates to MGNNKLKVLLVRPPRIKQAVTLGEFMYAEPIGLECIYAVLKESYEVQILDLMIQGEDFEKTCEAFKPDVVGITSLCIDVKMVKEIARRAKQFNKDVITIVGGTQAYLRPGSFFDESIDHVFCYTTTENLKALFQCIAYGQIPPLMDGILSKAHAYQSTWVFGRNEYIVPDRTSTEKYRKHYSYLGFKPCAIMQTSLGCSKNCDFCLRWRIEGAKEKDIELECIMSQIQDITEASIMIFDNDFLNNKDRLEKFCDLLESLKITKNFICYASVKSIRSHPDTIRRMAKNGLKAVLVGYETFNQEEMINYKKKSTVADSFEAAKILKDIGIDCWASFMLHPDWDGHDFKRFRKTIKELKPEIATFSPLTPFPNLPLYERYKDRLLFDETAYESWSFGKVTIKPSKMTLRQYYGEVLKTILFINLRMNSVPYMIKRFGFATLFRIGLGSIKVLPTYIKLMFES; encoded by the coding sequence ATGGGGAATAATAAATTAAAGGTGCTGCTGGTCAGACCTCCAAGAATCAAGCAGGCTGTTACTTTAGGAGAATTTATGTATGCTGAGCCTATTGGACTTGAGTGTATCTATGCCGTACTCAAGGAGAGTTATGAGGTTCAAATTTTAGATTTAATGATTCAGGGTGAGGATTTTGAAAAAACATGTGAAGCATTTAAGCCGGATGTGGTAGGCATAACCTCTCTTTGCATCGATGTAAAAATGGTTAAGGAAATCGCGAGAAGAGCTAAGCAGTTTAACAAAGATGTTATTACAATAGTGGGGGGGACTCAAGCTTATCTAAGGCCGGGATCTTTTTTTGATGAGAGTATAGATCATGTGTTTTGTTACACAACTACAGAGAACTTAAAAGCATTGTTTCAGTGTATCGCCTATGGGCAGATACCACCCTTAATGGACGGTATATTAAGTAAAGCTCACGCTTATCAATCAACATGGGTATTTGGAAGAAATGAATATATTGTACCCGATCGGACATCTACAGAAAAATATAGGAAACACTATAGTTATTTAGGCTTTAAGCCCTGTGCGATCATGCAGACGTCCCTAGGCTGCAGTAAAAATTGTGATTTTTGTTTAAGATGGAGAATTGAAGGGGCAAAAGAAAAAGATATTGAGCTTGAGTGTATTATGAGTCAGATTCAAGATATTACTGAAGCTAGTATCATGATTTTTGACAATGACTTTTTAAATAATAAAGACAGACTGGAAAAGTTTTGTGACTTACTGGAGTCCTTAAAAATCACCAAAAACTTTATTTGTTATGCCAGCGTAAAAAGCATACGCTCCCATCCGGATACCATAAGAAGAATGGCCAAAAATGGACTAAAGGCAGTACTGGTTGGCTATGAGACCTTTAACCAAGAAGAAATGATCAACTATAAGAAAAAGTCTACAGTAGCAGATAGTTTTGAGGCAGCCAAAATACTTAAAGACATAGGTATTGATTGCTGGGCTTCTTTTATGCTGCACCCCGACTGGGATGGGCATGACTTTAAGCGTTTTAGAAAAACTATAAAAGAATTAAAGCCAGAAATAGCTACCTTTAGTCCCCTGACACCTTTTCCAAATCTGCCTTTATATGAACGCTATAAAGACAGACTGCTATTTGATGAAACGGCGTACGAATCTTGGAGTTTTGGAAAAGTCACTATTAAACCTTCTAAAATGACATTGCGGCAATATTACGGAGAGGTCCTTAAAACTATTTTATTTATAAACTTAAGAATGAACAGTGTGCCTTATATGATTAAACGTTTTGGTTTTGCTACATTGTTTAGAATAGGGCTAGGTTCTATTAAAGTTCTGCCTACTTATATAAAATTGATGTTTGAAAGTTAG
- a CDS encoding B12-binding domain-containing radical SAM protein, protein MNKKILFIQPTPYDSSGKLIKKKKLYFVGLALPLLAALTPPDWESSICLETIEDVPLDTDADVIAISSMGHAVIRTIDLAKAFKKRGKTVILGGYMVSLMPEEAKKYCDCVVIGDAEEVWHGVLNDIISGDIKPYYQKTLSKLTYPLPRFDLILNKKIGDFLPVQAGRGCPNVCSFCSVYCLYKTKYYRRDIEDVIRDIKHIKSLGFKKFLLLDDNILSDRAYTMKLCKEIEKLNMKWLSQCSVKIGEDDELLKIAAKSGCVALSFGLESISQESLNSMQKAWADPSTYSRLLKNIRKQGIDLSTEMVVGAEGDTLESIRATAKFIEDNKVVVPRFYILTPIPGTAFFKEMEEQNRICNQDIYSYNGTEAVHKPKNMTPQQLTRAYWELYNEVFTIKSIVKRTLFHNDFYKRPVMYLFYFGINLFYRYQIKHQITPNII, encoded by the coding sequence GTGAATAAGAAAATACTATTTATCCAGCCTACGCCCTATGATTCTAGCGGCAAGCTGATTAAAAAGAAAAAACTCTATTTTGTAGGACTGGCCCTGCCTCTTTTGGCTGCTCTTACCCCTCCTGATTGGGAGTCTAGCATATGTCTTGAGACGATTGAAGATGTGCCCCTTGATACGGACGCAGATGTAATAGCAATTAGCAGTATGGGCCATGCTGTTATTAGAACAATAGATCTGGCGAAGGCGTTTAAAAAAAGAGGTAAAACAGTTATTCTGGGGGGCTATATGGTGAGTTTGATGCCAGAAGAAGCTAAAAAGTATTGTGATTGTGTGGTCATTGGAGATGCTGAGGAAGTTTGGCATGGGGTTTTAAATGATATTATAAGCGGGGATATCAAACCTTATTATCAAAAAACACTGAGTAAGCTTACCTATCCCCTTCCTAGATTTGACCTTATTTTAAATAAAAAAATCGGCGACTTTCTGCCTGTCCAAGCGGGAAGAGGGTGTCCGAATGTATGCAGCTTTTGTTCAGTATACTGCTTATATAAAACGAAATATTACAGAAGAGATATAGAGGATGTGATCCGGGATATCAAACACATCAAATCATTGGGATTTAAAAAGTTCTTGCTTTTAGATGATAATATACTTTCAGACAGAGCATACACCATGAAGCTCTGCAAGGAGATTGAAAAGCTTAATATGAAGTGGCTTTCTCAGTGTTCAGTAAAAATAGGGGAGGATGATGAACTGCTTAAAATAGCAGCTAAGAGCGGCTGCGTAGCCCTAAGCTTTGGACTTGAAAGTATATCACAAGAAAGCCTAAACAGTATGCAGAAAGCTTGGGCGGATCCATCAACATACAGCAGACTGCTTAAAAACATAAGAAAACAGGGTATTGATCTTTCAACAGAGATGGTGGTAGGGGCTGAGGGCGATACTTTGGAGTCTATAAGGGCTACTGCGAAATTTATAGAAGATAATAAGGTGGTCGTACCTAGGTTTTACATACTTACGCCCATACCAGGCACCGCATTTTTTAAGGAAATGGAGGAGCAAAACAGAATATGTAACCAAGATATCTATTCCTATAATGGAACAGAAGCTGTTCACAAACCCAAAAACATGACACCCCAACAGCTTACTCGGGCGTACTGGGAGCTCTATAATGAAGTATTTACGATTAAAAGCATCGTTAAGCGTACGCTATTTCATAATGACTTTTACAAAAGGCCCGTTATGTATTTGTTTTACTTTGGGATCAACTTATTTTACCGCTATCAGATTAAGCATCAAATCACACCTAATATTATATAA
- a CDS encoding B12-binding domain-containing radical SAM protein, with amino-acid sequence MHVLLVRPKSLSMISNVDVINLEPLELEYLYTIALEEKVKCQILDCLLDKRSLIDVLKEFTPDLVVIGGYITQEAIMLDYSKTVKVYNASIKVMIGGVHAQVNYERFYTDTIDYIVHSSSLEPFRKILRLGTVLQNTGLKAIDGICYREDKTWIMNKSLPINPDDLPIPDRSHFNANKHLYRYLGFSPCAIVKTAFSCPYQCNFCFCRKINDGQYAARNIDLVVEEIAGIACDTIHIVDDTFLINRERVNRFIALIKEKNIKKSFIFYSRADFVVENEAIIKALGAIGTKGIIVGLEAVDDGALNAYGKQSSQDLNKQCVKMLQKYHIECLALFIVDIHATKMDFDNLYQWIEKVELKYASVSIFTPIPGTALFDQYKDKLTTEKMQYWDFLHLVLEPTNMSRKSFYLVYYKLFLKLSLLGKKNGVYDFVDMQYIRNTAKIFFRNLIKGL; translated from the coding sequence ATGCATGTATTATTAGTAAGACCAAAGTCTTTAAGTATGATCTCAAATGTGGATGTTATTAATCTTGAACCTCTTGAACTAGAATATCTTTATACTATTGCACTTGAAGAAAAAGTTAAGTGTCAAATACTTGATTGTCTTTTGGATAAAAGAAGTCTTATAGATGTTTTAAAGGAGTTTACCCCAGATCTCGTAGTTATTGGCGGCTATATCACCCAAGAAGCTATCATGCTTGATTATTCAAAAACAGTAAAAGTCTATAATGCTTCTATAAAAGTGATGATAGGGGGCGTTCATGCACAGGTCAACTACGAAAGATTCTATACGGATACCATTGACTATATCGTTCATTCCAGTTCCCTTGAACCCTTTCGAAAGATTTTAAGATTGGGGACAGTTCTCCAAAATACAGGTTTAAAGGCTATAGACGGTATTTGTTATAGAGAAGATAAGACATGGATTATGAATAAAAGCCTTCCTATTAATCCAGATGATCTGCCTATTCCTGATAGAAGTCATTTCAATGCCAACAAACATTTGTACAGATACTTAGGCTTTAGCCCTTGCGCTATAGTCAAAACTGCTTTTAGCTGTCCTTATCAATGCAACTTTTGTTTTTGCAGAAAGATAAACGATGGTCAATATGCAGCTAGAAATATAGATTTAGTCGTAGAAGAAATAGCAGGCATTGCCTGTGACACGATACATATCGTAGATGATACCTTTCTGATAAATAGAGAAAGAGTCAATAGATTTATAGCACTTATCAAAGAGAAAAACATTAAAAAAAGCTTTATATTCTATAGCAGAGCTGATTTTGTAGTTGAAAATGAAGCAATCATTAAAGCATTAGGCGCTATTGGCACAAAGGGTATTATTGTAGGCTTAGAGGCCGTTGATGATGGGGCACTTAACGCTTATGGTAAGCAGTCTTCACAAGATTTAAATAAACAGTGCGTTAAGATGCTTCAAAAATACCATATAGAATGTTTGGCTTTATTTATTGTGGATATTCATGCCACTAAGATGGATTTTGATAATTTGTACCAGTGGATTGAAAAAGTGGAGCTGAAATACGCCTCTGTATCTATTTTCACACCCATTCCTGGGACAGCCCTTTTTGACCAATATAAAGATAAGTTAACAACAGAAAAGATGCAGTATTGGGATTTTCTACACTTAGTATTAGAACCTACCAACATGTCACGAAAATCCTTTTATTTAGTATACTATAAGCTGTTTTTAAAGTTGAGCTTGTTAGGTAAGAAAAATGGTGTTTATGATTTTGTTGATATGCAGTATATCAGAAATACGGCAAAGATATTTTTTCGCAATTTAATAAAAGGCTTGTAA
- a CDS encoding B12-binding domain-containing radical SAM protein — protein MRILLIRPRPDKETIGLQNVMICEPLELEYIGAYMESLGHVVTIIDMILEKKPLGYFIKEYHPEVVGITSYIAHVNVVKKYAQQIKRVDEACRVLVGGVHAEVVPEDFKDEHIDYVICGNGLKTFAKIVKSLEQDEKSSDIDGVWGEDKPGCLKENTFHYPHPNRSLVARYRAKYYYMFHNPCALIKTSYGCPYKCSFCFCREITDGKYWTRDLEDIMEELKSISEKEIYIVDDDFLVDRDRLLNFCSRLKADRLDKKFLIYGRSDFIADNEDVIKALASVGLRAVIVGLESSREEELKKYNKKSSVALNEKAISILKKYDVECYGTLILGVDWDAQDFNRLYQWIRKIDIKFINLQPFTPMPGTQLFDAYKDKLIISRKQYEKWDLAHLTVQPTKMSVRSYYWQIIKLYYKVTMHPRNIIKMMRAYGLKENLKLSLGASKITMQYFVKMFKN, from the coding sequence ATGAGGATTTTGCTTATACGTCCGAGGCCTGATAAAGAAACCATAGGCCTGCAGAATGTGATGATCTGTGAACCACTAGAGCTTGAGTACATAGGGGCGTATATGGAGTCATTGGGGCACGTCGTAACCATTATTGATATGATTTTAGAGAAGAAGCCTTTAGGGTATTTTATCAAAGAGTATCATCCAGAGGTAGTAGGCATCACCTCTTATATTGCTCACGTGAACGTTGTTAAAAAGTACGCACAGCAAATAAAAAGAGTAGATGAGGCCTGCAGGGTACTGGTAGGCGGCGTGCATGCTGAGGTTGTACCTGAGGACTTTAAAGATGAGCATATCGACTATGTTATCTGTGGGAATGGTTTAAAAACTTTTGCAAAGATAGTAAAGTCGCTAGAACAAGATGAAAAAAGCTCTGATATAGACGGTGTATGGGGTGAAGATAAGCCTGGGTGTCTTAAAGAAAACACCTTTCATTATCCGCATCCTAACAGAAGCTTAGTCGCTCGTTATAGAGCGAAATATTACTATATGTTCCATAACCCCTGTGCCCTTATTAAAACCTCCTATGGCTGTCCCTATAAGTGCAGTTTTTGCTTTTGTAGGGAGATTACAGATGGGAAGTACTGGACTCGGGATTTAGAAGATATTATGGAAGAATTAAAGTCAATTTCTGAGAAAGAAATTTATATTGTAGATGATGATTTTTTAGTAGATAGAGATAGATTATTAAATTTTTGCAGCCGGCTTAAGGCAGATCGCTTAGATAAAAAGTTTTTGATCTATGGCAGGTCTGATTTTATTGCAGATAATGAGGATGTGATAAAGGCATTGGCATCCGTGGGCCTTAGGGCTGTTATAGTAGGTTTAGAATCCAGCCGTGAAGAAGAATTAAAAAAGTATAATAAGAAAAGCAGTGTGGCGCTTAATGAAAAGGCTATAAGTATACTCAAAAAGTACGATGTGGAGTGTTATGGAACCTTGATTCTAGGCGTGGATTGGGATGCTCAGGATTTTAACAGATTATATCAGTGGATTAGAAAAATAGATATTAAGTTTATAAATCTCCAACCCTTCACACCCATGCCTGGTACACAATTATTTGATGCGTACAAGGACAAACTGATTATTTCAAGAAAACAGTATGAAAAATGGGATTTGGCCCATCTAACGGTGCAGCCTACAAAAATGTCTGTGAGAAGTTATTATTGGCAGATCATCAAGCTTTACTATAAAGTGACGATGCATCCAAGGAATATTATAAAAATGATGAGAGCGTACGGACTTAAAGAAAATTTAAAACTGTCCCTAGGTGCCTCTAAAATTACGATGCAGTACTTTGTTAAAATGTTTAAAAACTAG
- a CDS encoding class I SAM-dependent DNA methyltransferase: MGSIKIWDFWASKYEGLWVQKYSLSPTRREIIKEIRKIIKPSVGYHILDMGCGTGQLIREMQEVFKDVPICYTGVDISPKMIEAARSRDKCGTYINCSVQDFSDAKEAYDIVVCSHSFPYYPSKEKVFHKFRGLLKEEGTLLLAQASVNTVYDMIAMFFVKFTTSSAEYLSLKKIQALAKGSFKLMHIQRIKEKWFMPSICLFVFKKDGNGS; the protein is encoded by the coding sequence GTGGGAAGTATAAAAATTTGGGATTTTTGGGCCAGTAAGTATGAAGGGCTGTGGGTACAAAAGTATTCACTTTCACCTACTAGAAGAGAGATCATTAAAGAGATCAGAAAGATTATAAAGCCTAGTGTAGGTTATCATATTTTAGATATGGGCTGTGGTACAGGACAGCTTATAAGAGAAATGCAGGAGGTATTTAAAGATGTCCCTATTTGTTATACGGGGGTTGATATTTCACCTAAGATGATAGAGGCAGCTAGAAGCCGTGATAAGTGTGGAACTTATATTAATTGTAGTGTGCAGGACTTTTCGGATGCCAAGGAAGCATATGATATTGTCGTTTGCTCCCATTCTTTTCCGTATTATCCGAGTAAAGAAAAGGTCTTTCATAAATTTCGTGGTTTATTAAAAGAAGAGGGGACTTTGCTCCTTGCTCAGGCTTCGGTCAATACGGTATATGACATGATTGCAATGTTTTTTGTAAAGTTCACGACCAGCAGCGCAGAATATTTATCACTAAAAAAGATTCAAGCTCTAGCTAAAGGGAGTTTTAAATTGATGCACATTCAAAGGATTAAAGAAAAGTGGTTTATGCCCAGCATTTGTCTCTTTGTATTCAAAAAGGACGGTAACGGGTCATGA
- a CDS encoding GNAT family N-acetyltransferase, whose amino-acid sequence MIKVFDKAIGLPDAWDTLFKDSCYMSKQYLEILERCNPCGQKYVMINDSSAFIVYELKLNIFCYSRMNFNLKVNIIGIPCSVSGQGYRIEEADIKELENYIIKAKKSCIILNSDDSFLSKSLIQGETLPTCKLQIMWDSFEDYKLSLRSHYRYRLNNALKKGEKIIIKKLEDNRLFDEPMYALYEQVYSKSNYKLEKLSIDFFRRMPTDIYVFYIENQPAAFVQLSDYKDELLFVFGGMDYALNHEYDLYINMLIFILRHGIENRYLAIDMGQTAEDAKMKLGCKQYKKYMYLYHPNFIIRFLIKLFVKKLSYKPLELKINLFKSK is encoded by the coding sequence ATGATAAAAGTTTTTGATAAAGCCATAGGGCTTCCAGATGCATGGGATACGTTGTTTAAGGATAGCTGTTATATGTCGAAGCAATATTTAGAGATACTTGAGCGCTGCAATCCCTGCGGTCAAAAATATGTAATGATAAATGATAGTAGCGCCTTTATTGTTTATGAGCTGAAGCTCAATATATTTTGCTATTCACGTATGAACTTTAACCTTAAAGTAAACATCATCGGCATACCTTGTTCCGTGTCGGGGCAAGGCTATCGCATAGAAGAGGCGGATATAAAAGAACTGGAAAACTATATCATAAAAGCAAAAAAGAGCTGTATTATTTTAAATTCAGATGATAGCTTTTTAAGCAAAAGCTTAATCCAAGGAGAAACGCTGCCAACTTGTAAACTTCAAATCATGTGGGACTCCTTTGAAGACTATAAGCTAAGTTTAAGAAGTCATTATAGATATAGGTTAAATAATGCCTTGAAAAAGGGAGAAAAGATTATTATTAAAAAGCTGGAAGATAATAGGCTATTTGATGAGCCCATGTATGCTTTGTATGAACAGGTTTATTCAAAATCCAACTACAAGCTAGAAAAGTTAAGCATAGATTTTTTTAGAAGGATGCCTACGGACATTTATGTATTTTATATAGAGAATCAGCCTGCAGCCTTTGTGCAATTAAGTGATTATAAAGATGAACTGCTTTTTGTTTTTGGCGGCATGGACTATGCTTTAAATCATGAGTACGATCTCTATATAAATATGCTGATTTTTATTTTAAGGCATGGGATCGAAAACAGATACTTAGCTATAGACATGGGACAAACAGCTGAGGATGCTAAAATGAAATTGGGCTGCAAACAGTATAAAAAATATATGTATCTATATCATCCAAACTTTATAATAAGATTTCTAATCAAGCTATTTGTTAAAAAGCTCAGCTATAAGCCGTTAGAGTTAAAAATCAATCTATTTAAGAGCAAATAG
- a CDS encoding MerR family transcriptional regulator yields the protein MNNLIKIKDVSSKYDITARTLRYYEDMGLLSSTRSDDYAYRMYDENAIRRLEQILILRKLNISIKDIQRIFNTSGSDVVLEVLGKKVQSIDDEVALLYELKEIVLDFIREIEQVNFADNSDIKLLYNKAKEIETQLINSDYIGKPANINRLIEITEKLDKKIPDIMVVRIPEFKAVTCGDQPWGEMFKKGGYMYQLWQHCHLYKSVIFDCFDFLLSKNDKAEWICAVKEGVTNADVSPFKLFDFPGGLYAMAVSIDEDNESIHKVEDKVRRWIESTNFEFDKGRNVMFNMPYLYENGRDIAYKDIEKGLGYKQMQRYFPIKLKV from the coding sequence ATGAACAACCTAATCAAAATCAAAGATGTGTCAAGCAAATATGATATTACAGCCCGTACACTGCGTTATTATGAAGATATGGGATTGCTCTCTAGCACCCGAAGTGATGACTACGCTTACAGAATGTACGATGAAAATGCTATTAGGCGACTTGAACAAATACTCATTTTACGCAAGCTGAATATCAGCATAAAGGACATTCAACGTATTTTCAACACTTCCGGTTCCGATGTAGTTTTAGAAGTCTTGGGGAAAAAGGTACAGAGCATAGACGACGAAGTTGCGCTTTTGTATGAGTTGAAAGAAATCGTGCTGGATTTTATACGCGAAATCGAACAAGTAAACTTTGCAGACAACTCCGACATAAAACTGCTGTATAACAAGGCTAAAGAGATTGAAACACAATTGATAAACAGTGACTATATCGGAAAGCCCGCCAATATAAATCGCTTGATTGAAATAACGGAAAAATTAGATAAAAAAATTCCTGATATAATGGTCGTCAGGATACCGGAATTCAAAGCGGTAACATGCGGCGACCAACCGTGGGGGGAAATGTTCAAAAAAGGCGGATATATGTACCAATTGTGGCAGCATTGTCATTTGTATAAGAGCGTCATTTTCGATTGTTTTGATTTTTTGCTGTCTAAAAATGACAAAGCTGAATGGATATGTGCTGTTAAAGAGGGTGTTACCAATGCGGATGTAAGCCCTTTTAAATTATTCGATTTTCCGGGAGGCTTATACGCCATGGCAGTTAGTATTGACGAAGATAACGAGAGCATACATAAAGTGGAAGATAAGGTTCGTCGATGGATTGAAAGCACAAATTTTGAGTTTGATAAAGGCCGCAATGTTATGTTCAATATGCCTTATTTATATGAAAATGGAAGAGATATTGCCTATAAAGACATAGAAAAGGGACTTGGCTATAAACAAATGCAAAGATATTTTCCCATCAAGCTAAAAGTATGA